Proteins encoded together in one Gloeomargarita sp. SKYB120 window:
- the rpsU gene encoding 30S ribosomal protein S21 produces the protein MTQVVLGENESIESALRRFKRQVSKAGILATIKHKQYYETPQEKRKRKAKNARRKRRLR, from the coding sequence ATGACGCAAGTGGTTTTAGGCGAAAACGAAAGCATCGAGTCGGCGTTGCGCCGTTTCAAACGACAAGTCTCGAAGGCGGGCATCCTTGCCACCATCAAACACAAGCAGTACTATGAGACGCCCCAGGAGAAACGCAAACGCAAAGCCAAGAACGCCCGCCGTAAGCGTCGGCTTCGCTAA